CTTGAGTTTGAACCAACCACAGCCGGTAACCTCCGTGAGAAGCTTAAATACAGAAAACCCACCATTTGGTATCGGGTTGAGCTCGACACGAGGGACAGAACCGATGGTTTCTGTAGAGCAGCATGGGAATCAACACCCCCCAGAAAGGAATGAGAATGTGGTGGGGAACAATGAAAACAGGTCTGCTAGTACTAGTGATAATGTGAGTAATGCCACCGAGAAAGAAGGAAATGTAGATGCTTCAGATAATAGGATACCCAGTTTCTGGACTGCATGTCCTTATTGTTATATTATGTATGAGTTCCCTTTGGAGTATGCTGATTGTACTTTGCGGTGTCAAAATTGTAAGAGGGCTTTTCAAGCTGTAGCAATTGCGTCCCCTCCACCAATTATTGATGGAAAAGACGCTTATTTTTGTTGTTGGGGATTTATGCCTTTAGGATTGTCTTTGGAGAATTTTGAGAGAAATAGAGATAATGGTTCGAGCTGGTCTCCATTTTCGCCTATGTTTACTTGTCCGCATGCTGGGGGGGATGGAGGGAGTAATATACATAATTGTGTTGTTGGAGGACATAGTAATGTGGATAATCTTGGCGCTTTGCATAATGCAGGTGCATCGATCAGTGGGGATGGACGAGAGCATTTTGCTCCAAGAATATacgttgatgatgatgatgatgtgtTTGTTGAGGTGTCCGAGGCAGGTGAGGAGTCTGATGAGGATTGGAATCGGAATAAGGAGAGGAACAAAGCGAAGAGTGGGAAGTGGAAGAGTGCAAGGACAGGAACCCCAAGTAAAAATGCCAAGAAACAGCAGGCTGTTAAGGCAAAGAACGTTGAAGGGAATAATGATGTCAATTTGCAAGATGGTTTAGCAACTCAAGATGGTGTAGAAATGTCACATGTTGTGGCAGTTGAGCCAAATAAGAAAGGTATTGCAAGTAAGACAAGAAGGTCACCTGGGAGGGTTGCAAAACACTTTGGGAGCTTGGATTTGAATGTGGAGTTCAGTAATGATGTTGAAGAGCCTATAGTTCAGATGAGCCACGAAAATGAAGCAGGAGAGGGAGAGGATGACACTGTTGAAGTGATTGGGTTTTTTGAAGGTCTTGATGAATTTCTTAGCAGTCTTCCTATACTCGATGTTGTGGATGGTGATAAGGTTGAGGCTGCCTAGTGAAGTAAGATACTTCTTTTATGTAGTTGTAGCTTTGATTTTGTCTTTTGTATGCTGTAGTAAAGAATGGTGTAGAATTACTCAGGCATTGGCCTTAATATTTCTACTGTAATGCTAATGTATAACTATTCTCTTCGGAAATAGCTGCAGGAATCAGTTTATTGCCTCTATCTGCATACTTAGTAATCTTCGTTCTTTTCCAAAATATATTGCTTAATTCGTCCTTTcccaaatatttttctttttcatttttaagaGATGAAATGGGTCTGTAATGGCCTCATTCGCCCACTTTCTGAGCGTAGGAAAACAAAGTTGAATTGCAACTTGAACTCCTGTCTATGTCTATTTTTGCAGGCAATTGATAGTGCTCAAGTGCTATTTTTCCTTTTGCTTATCTGGAGCTAGAAGTTGAGGTCTTATTGGTTAAAAATATTTATTGCAGTGTGATAAATACTTTTAACCAATAAGATCCTTAACCTGCGGCTTCAgccaagcaaaaaaaaaaagtagtcATTGCAAGTTGACGaccaaatattttgttactttagTTCTGTCCCTTGTTAGAACATGCCATATCAATATTTTCAACATCTCAAAGACTAACCATTTTGGTCAGCGTTGCTCTGAAATGCTAAGCTCCAACTTAAGCAAAATACTCTCATCTGACTGTACTCTTTGCAAATATTCATCCGTTTTGTTTTATATGTGATTGGTTGCTTTGATTTTGAAGTCCGTTAAAACTGATTCAGCTAGTTGATTATGATCTCCCAAGTATTTTGCAATGATGTATCCATGTTTGAGATTGACGGCTGGTTTTGATGTTTCTTCTTCATATTCTTAAATGATAACCTTCTTAGCTGATACATATATGCTGCTCATTTTCATTCATTTTCTCATGCAAAATTTAGAGAATACTAAATATGGTGAGATGAGGTTGAGTAAAATTACGCAGTGAAAGTATTAACGAGTTGTAGAAACTTGTTCTTTAGTTTCCTTTGCAATCTATGCAGTTCTGCTCCTACTTGCTAGAGGCTTTGAGTTTGAAAGAAGTTAATTTACATATCTCACTCTTTGGTTCATCTTTCTAATGTTGGTTAGTAGGCTAGGAATTTGAAGGAAGTTTACATATCCCACTCTTTGGTTCATCCTCCTGGTATAATATGGCTCTATTGTGCGCAAGCTTACTCGAACACCAGGGTTATTAAAAAAAATGTGGTAGCACATTTTTTTTCTAACGTTAAGCACCTAAGGCGTAGGTCTAGTGGTAAAAGCTTAGCTTGTCATATGTGGTTTGATGCGCATTATAGGTTTGAACCCTATCATAGACCAGCTTGGTATTgtagtggagaagggtagaggcaCGAGTTCATTATCCATCAAATTTCAAACCATGCGTCGTTCGCCCTTGGGGATTTCCCAGTTATCAGGAAAAGAAATAGATGACCTTAACTAGCAGGAAGGTCACGAAAGAAAGATCGTTACTCCATCCCAAGAAAGTTGTTTTACTCTCTTTTTCGTTCCTACTCTAAGATATTGTCACTTTCCTTGATGAGAAATGTTATAAGAGTATACTCGTTCAAAAATCATATAGGATTCATTCTTGTTCCAAACAGAACACTAAACCCGTTCAAAGAATTATTTTTAATTCTAGGTTCTTTTTATACAATACTCTCTTTTAAAAGGTAGAATTGGGACTCGCCTCGAGCGGAACACTCCTAAAACGTCCCTGGGCTTATGTGTGGGGCTTAGTTCCGTAAGACTTACACCACAGCCATTGGGGCTTACGCCCCGGACACACCCAACGCCCAGGGTACTGGGCTCACCTAATAGAACTTTATGCAATTGTATGTAACTAACcttgtaaatcctcaaattttcttaataaatcgttgactatccaaaattacttttttcttaatcataaatcattaagttgagagtaatttatgtcataattaaaaaaaaaattattgcacgttatccactaagactgctatgacagtaaattttaaataaacatttcatttaaaaattatttatttattaacttttgttatgtctttactatatactagtccataattttttataattattttactaaatattatttttttcacgTTTACGAGATACcatacttattaatttaatagctcAGTATTAGCTTGTAACTATTTACAAATTACAAATAATTAATTATCATGGTATTGtatggtgaattatgtgtcactttattaacttgttgaaacttaaaaataaattaatcatATTTAAATATGGTGAATGCTAGAGAATCAaaattaaattgtgaattatgtttttatataaatcctctttcaaatagaaagcatattaaataaaaggagtattttgagaaaaatatcaaattataatatcgaaattctttcaagatttattactccttaagagatacatataagatttcgtatcaaatacattacttttgatgtttgaATTGTAACGACGTTGcagctaatttgcatattatgatatatgtcatacgtttcgtattattcatagttgaattataatttataaatagtttaaatagattatttgttataattttgtgaaatgtaatttttataactattttttattttatactatcttaaaattcttgaaatcAGTAAAATTTAAAGAGCCGTTAGACTTGCGTCCCATGTCTCAGGGCTTATGCCTCGCCTCGTCAGAGATAAAACGTCTCACCTTAGGCCtccgccttttaaaacattgatACAATATACTCGTAACTAACAATATTATGTCAAAATAAGACTGGTTTTATATTAGGATAGAATTTGAAAGAGTGTTCAGAATAATTATTATCGAGAGGACAGCCACAATGATGGAATGGAACTTCAAGAAGTAGCTAAACTCAAGGATATCTCATGGAGATAAAGGTCTTATGTCACGATTCAAAATCCCATGAATATTGTGATGACATCAACCCCAACCTATTGGGTAAGCTAAATTGTCTAAGCTAGTACAACAAAGAGAAATTATCAATATCATAAGTAACAATGCAAAAGAATTTAATACAGCCACTATGATTTAGATTTACAAAATTAGTAAAacgaataaatacaacatttgtTTGAAAGTTacataaacagaaatgaaatCCTAAGCTACCATGAACAAAAGGGTAGCATGAATCCAGTACGTTAGTATATCTCCAATGCAAAGCTCCGTCTTTACAGCTACTCAACTCCAAAATttgcacgcaaggtgcaaaagtgaagtatgagtacaatcgatcCCATGTACTCGGTAAATATCTCAAAGAAATAGCGATGAGGTTTTTGAGTCGAAAGATACTCACTAATTAAATAACCTGTGCAATATATCAAAGACTAGCAATATGAAGTATAGCAAAAACAATAACTATTACTCATTAAAATAagtaataacaatacaatacaatacaatacaatacaatacaagtAACAGCTCAGCTTTAACAACAAGTCACCAAATAGAATCACACACGTACGACACCTCATGACCACATTATTAATCACCCTGCACAGCAAAGACCTCGTGCCACAACATAAGTCATACGCACACGACAAAGACCCCGTACTATAATATAAATCACACTTGCACGACAAAGATCTCGTGCCACGGTAATCTAATTCTGTATCAATTGCTAAATAACGCATTCAAAAGAACTTATCAAAAATCAAATATATTAATGCATGATAATAACTTTCTCATCTCGTCAATCTGATATACTATCAACAACTCAAAAAATATGAGATAACAATTCCACCTAGAAAAAATCTATCTTGCCAACCAGATCATCAAGTAGTAACAGAGGCATATATTAGCATGTTAGAAACAACACAACAAGTTACGTAAACATGCAGGACACACATAAAGAAGTCATATGGCCAACTTGAATGCCCCTCTTGTACCACCACACAcgcataataaataaaaatttccCCCGCTATCACATAACATCCTCACAATGCCGCCCTTATTTTGTCGCATGCGCATAAGCTAACCTTATCTCATCGCATACGCATCACAGTTGAAATGCCTCCGTTATGTTGTCGCACGTGCATCTAGTCATCCTTATCTTGCCGCATGCGCATCACAAGTGAAACTCCTCCCTTATGTTGTCACATGCGCATCTACAATCAATTCACAAAATATGTCTACATGTGCCACAATTATCACAACAATGCAAGATAACAATTTATCAACGAGAGGCACATCCTCATAACTCATCAATAAAGCGCACAGGGACATGATAACAACAAAAAGTGGATAAAGTATGACTATGGTTAAATCAAGTATAACAACCAAGTCCAAGTAGTCATACAAAAGATCACATATGTATCACAGAGTGTACACATCCCAATCAAGACACTTTACAAAAACAAGTCTGAGTGGGTGTTCATAACCTATGTGCATCTATCTCCGAGGCAAATATAGCATAAGTCTCAAGATTTTCTCATCATTTTCAAAATAAGGTACCAATAGCCTCAACATTTCTTTAGCATGGTTTATAGTACTCACAAAGTCCAATAATTTAATAATACCTGGAATCAAGTAAAATACACTaccaaataaagaaaagagtAAGCTAGAATCTACCCCGAGCATGAATACCCATGGTACATGTATAtatgctcgtcacctcatatatatatatatatatatactaatttTTATGTACGTGTTTCACACGTAACAACCCAACTAAGAAGAGAAAGATTCAATCAAAAAAAGGTAAAGTAATTAAGTACAATACAATAGTCACGATTAATAATAGGCACTGTTAACTTCATGCAATTTATATTTGATAAAATATCACTTTTTAGTTAATTCATGCCATATAGGAGTATGTTTTATTATCACTATTGCATTTTAATTATCTATATAAACAAAGTGGGTTAGAAAGACTGTGGTGTGCATTCATTTACTGATTGAGCTATAAGAACTTGTGTTTTATTGTGGCTTTTTACTATATGAATGAAAAGAATCTTTTAACCTTTAAATATAtaataaatacatataaataacATGATAAAAGACGGGTGGTGAAAAGTCATTTTgtgttaaaatattttattatgtaTTACTATCATCTTTTATGGAGTCAAAATAAGAAGGATTTTACTTTCACATAACAATTTGACAATCGATATCCCATCTAGTTGATTGACATATTTATTTTTATAGTTATTGTGCCATAATGTATTTTGCGGAACTTACATTTTAATTTAATGatgaaaattattaaaaaatctAGCACTACCATAACTGTTGGAATTGACGACCAATTATTTTGGAAGGAGACCAAATCTCTTATACGCTCTTCCATGTTTGTCATGAATGTTGGATTTGTTCTAGCTCTTGTATATATTATTGGTTGAATCTTTTTTAGTTGATGCTAGAAGTATGTTTTTTTACCAAACGTATATCTACAGTCTTCGCCCTCGTCGATTTTGGAACTACTTGTAACACTTGATGAAAATTACCTCCAAATCTCATTACTTTTCACCAAATGATTCATAAATGTTTATTATACCTCCAAAGCTCTTGTTAACTATTTCGATTGACTGACACTTAACCATTGATGCTTATGTTCTTGTTCAGAGGAATCAATACTTAAACTTTATACCAAAATCATTAACTATTTTAGGACAAAACTAAAAACACTTGCATCTTGGAAAGATCCAAAGGACCTATAAATGATGCGAATTAGGAGTACCAATTAAATAATATAATAGTTAAGCCAAGTGGAAAACACCTAAATATAAGCAAAGTGGAAGAAATAATACCTTTTGATGCAGAATTTTGTTATGGAGTAATATACTTGTCAAAACGTTTATGATGGAGAATAAAGAATAGTGTCTTCTTTTATAGAAGTGTTTGAATCCTTTTTTTCTAATTGATTCAGATAATATAATAAGTTCTCAAATTATTAAATTTGTAGCGGGAATGGATTCTTGGAGGTATTGGTATTAGTTTTGGATTCAGACAATATAATTAGATGTTGTCAAATATATGAATTTTTAGGAAATATAACGTGTTCCTAGGAGGAATTGGTATTAGGTTTAGGAACAACTAGATGTATTCATGTATGTTTCCTACGACTAATAGGATTAGAGGGCCGACGTTGGAATTCCAATTATGAACTTTCCTTCGGAGTTATATATTTAATATTTCAAGGCTGTATTGGTAAACCAACATTGCATtcatacttttataataatataataataataatatatcgATTACCAAATACTTTTCAAAAGTAATAAACATTCTAACATGACATAATTATGCAATTATAGTTGTAAATCACTTAAAGAATGCAATAATACCTAATAGTGTTTTTGTGATTGGATGACTTACTTTAACTTAGTTAAGCCTTAATAATTCAGGTACATAGAAGTCATATTTATTTAGATTAAGATATATTAATAACGAATAATACAAGATAAAACGTCAATAGATAATAATGTAATCTCTAAATTCAACTCCAATTTTGGTTAATTAAACTTTAGTCGTGTGTCTCATCCATAAGTGTACATGCTCGTGCTTGAAATAGTTTAGTATGTCCAAACATCGTCATCACTCATGTACCTCGTGTTCTTTTTTTCCTCTCAAAATAATCAATGTGGTTGTTcattatttgcatcatatttgaacaaatattttACTTGTAAactattttattatattattagtgAGTAGTTATTTTTGGTTGAATTTCATAGTGGCTAAAGTTTTATACATTATGATCCATCCAACggcaaaattattttttagaagaaATATATGATTTAGCTTTTAAAGGGCATAAACATCAGTTTACATAACGTATTGACATAAAGTgctactttttttatttttcatttgccattttctAT
This sequence is a window from Nicotiana sylvestris chromosome 3, ASM39365v2, whole genome shotgun sequence. Protein-coding genes within it:
- the LOC104241903 gene encoding uncharacterized protein — encoded protein: MYDKELGFFLNLYPVASTPTPVNFVHHSAYPSIPSSNADQMFVNLPSQDQGSHAAEVSFSRDPQAGISMPVKFLTREQETVTSMAGSVAEQQHQQPQQPVTFLRQQAQPPVTSISFSNTDEQPATFLSLNQPQPVTSVRSLNTENPPFGIGLSSTRGTEPMVSVEQHGNQHPPERNENVVGNNENRSASTSDNVSNATEKEGNVDASDNRIPSFWTACPYCYIMYEFPLEYADCTLRCQNCKRAFQAVAIASPPPIIDGKDAYFCCWGFMPLGLSLENFERNRDNGSSWSPFSPMFTCPHAGGDGGSNIHNCVVGGHSNVDNLGALHNAGASISGDGREHFAPRIYVDDDDDVFVEVSEAGEESDEDWNRNKERNKAKSGKWKSARTGTPSKNAKKQQAVKAKNVEGNNDVNLQDGLATQDGVEMSHVVAVEPNKKGIASKTRRSPGRVAKHFGSLDLNVEFSNDVEEPIVQMSHENEAGEGEDDTVEVIGFFEGLDEFLSSLPILDVVDGDKVEAA